Below is a window of Corallococcus silvisoli DNA.
CACGCGTGAGGCCGCCAGGCCCGAGCGCGGACAGACGGCGCTTGTGCGTGACTTCCGAGAGCGGGTTCGTCTGGTCCATGAACTGCGACAGCTGGCTGGACCCGAAGAACTCCTTGATGACCGCCGTCACGGGCTTGGCGTTGATGAGATCGTGCGGCATGAGCGTCTCGATCTCCTGGAGGCTCATGCGCTCCTTGATCGCCCGCTCCATGCGAACCAGACCGATGCGGTACTGGTTCTCCAGCAGCTCACCCACCGCGCGCACACGCCGGTTGCCCAGGTGGTCGATGTCGTCGATCGTCCCCTTGCCGTTCTTCAGGTCGATCAGGTAGCGGATGACCTCCAGGATGTCGCGCTTGGTGAGGATCTGACCATCCAAGGGCTCCTCGAGGCTGAACTTGAAGTTCAGCTTGAGGCGGCCGACCTTGGACAGGTCGTAGCGCTCCGGGTTGAAGAACAGGTTGCTGAACAGGTTCGTCGCCGTCTCCGGCGTCGGGGGATCACCCGGGCGCAGGCGCCGGTAGATCTCCATGATGGCCTGCTCGGGCGACTCGATCTTGTCCAGCATCAACGTCTCACGCAGGTACGGACCCACGTTGAGGTTGTCGATGAAGAGGACCTTGAACTCCTTGATCTCCCGCTTGAGGAGCTCGTCCACCTTCTCCTGGGAGACCTCCTCGTTGCACTCGAGGATGACCTCACCGGTGTTCTCGTCCACCACGTCGTAGGCGGACACCTTGGTGAAGAGCTCGTCCGCGTCGATGGGCAGCTTGGTCATCTTCGCCGCTTCGAGCTTCTTGATGGCGGCGCGCGTGAACTTGCGGTTCTTCTTGACGATCAGCTCACCGGACTTGGTCTTGATGTCGCGCGTGGCGCGCTGACCCGGCAGGAGCTCCAGCTCGACCGACTTCTCGAAGTCGGCGGCGCTCTGCAGGTAGATGGTCTCGGTGGCGTAGTAGTAGTTGAGGATCTCCTCGGTGGAGCCCTTGAAGTCGAGCGGGTTCTTCTTCGCCGTGTCACCGACGGCGCCCAGGGCGCGGATGAGCACGGTGGCCGGCAGCTTGCGGCGCCGGTCGATGCGCACGTACAGCAGGTCCTTGTGGTCGAACTCGAAGTCGATCCACGAGCCGCGGTACGGGATGATGCGGGCGTTGTAGAGCAGCTTGCCAGACGAGTGGCTCTTGCCCTTGTCGTGGTCGAAGAACGCACCCGGGCTGCGGTGCAGCTGGCTCACCACGACGCGCTCGGTGCCGTTGATGATGAACGTACCGTTCTGGGTCATCAGCGGGATTTCGCCGAAGTAGACCTCCTGCTCCTTCACGTCGCGGATGGACTGGGCGCCGGTCTCCTCGTCCTTGTCCCAGACGACCAAGCGCACGACGACCTTGATAGGCGCCGAGTAGGTCATTCCACGCTGGTGGCACTCATCAACGTCGTACTTCGGCTTCTCCAGGTGGTAGCTCACAAACTCCAACGAAGAGGTCTCGTTGAAGTCCCGGATCGGGAAGACGGACTTGAAGACACCCTGAAGGCCAAGATCCTCACGCTTCTCCGGGGCGATGTCGGCCTGGAGGAACTTCTCGTAGGATTGCTTCTGGATGTTGATGAGATTGGGAATGTCGATGATCTTCGCGATTTTCGCGAAGGTCTTCCGCACGCGGAAATTGTTCTGGATCTGCGTCGGCATTCGGTCTCCGGGGACGGCTGCTCGGGCGGGGCAAACTTCAGTAACGCGCGGCGGCGCCGGGAAATTTGGCAAATGTCAAATGGGCAAAGCCGGCGTCCCAGCAATGGGGACGCCGGCCTGCTCATCCGGTCAGGAGGCTGCCCGGGATTTCCCGGAAGAACAGGACAGCCCCTGTAAGAACTACTTGATCTCGACGGTGGCGCCAGCCGCGACGAGCTGGTCCTTGATCTTCTTGGCGTCGTCCTTGTTGACGCCTTCCTTGACCGTCTTGGGCGCGCCCTCGACCAGGTCCTTGGCCTCCTTCAGGCCCAGGCCGGTGATGGCGCGGATTTCCTTGATGACGTTGATCTTGTTGGCGCCGGCGTTCGCCAGCACCACGTTGAACTCCGTCTTCTCCTCAACAGGGGCGGCGGCGGCGGCAGCCGGGCCCGCGGCAACGGCCACGGCGGCGGCGGAAACGCCCCACTTGGTCTCCAGCGACTTCACGAGCTCGGCGGCCTCGAGAATGGTCAACTGGGAGAGCTGCTCAACAATCGCGTTCAAATCGGCCATGGAACATGTCCTTCTGTTTGACTAACGGCCGGCGACCCAGCTGGGTGGCTCGACCGAAGAGGTTGCGGTAGAAAAACTTCTCGGAACGATTACTGCCCCTGCGCCTTGTCCGCGTTGGCCTGGATGACCCGCGCGAGCTGCGACCCGGGGGCCGCGATGGTCCGAACCAGCTTGCCAGCAGGCTGGTTGAGCATGCCGAGCAACTGCCCGCGCAGCTCATTGAGGCCCGGCAACTTCGCCAGCGCCTTCACGCCGTTGGCGTCGACCTTGTTACCGGCGACGACGGCGCTACGGACCTTGATGGTCTCCATGTCCTTGATGAAATCCATCAGGATCTTCGCAGGAGCCACCTCGTCGTCGTAGCTGATGCAGAGGGCCACGGGACCGGTGAAGTCATCGG
It encodes the following:
- the rplL gene encoding 50S ribosomal protein L7/L12; translated protein: MADLNAIVEQLSQLTILEAAELVKSLETKWGVSAAAVAVAAGPAAAAAAPVEEKTEFNVVLANAGANKINVIKEIRAITGLGLKEAKDLVEGAPKTVKEGVNKDDAKKIKDQLVAAGATVEIK
- the rplJ gene encoding 50S ribosomal protein L10: MLKSEKEEMIKELHEKFARTKTAVVAEFSKVDVETVTKLRRKFREGKVEYKVIKNTLARRAAQGTSVSVISDDFTGPVALCISYDDEVAPAKILMDFIKDMETIKVRSAVVAGNKVDANGVKALAKLPGLNELRGQLLGMLNQPAGKLVRTIAAPGSQLARVIQANADKAQGQ